The segment GGACTAGGAAGGATGTCCAAGTTGCTGGGAGTTGATTTCGGTGAAATAATGGCACTAGTAGTTCCACTGACCTCTATTCTGGTAGGAGAGCTGTATATGGTAATATCCTCAATGGTCTTAGGATTTCAACGGTTTGATTTGCCAAACTTTTTGTTCCTCCTAATCATCACAAGTTGTTCGGCTACCTCTGTCATATCTGGCCGATCATTTAAGTCTTCCTTTAGACAGTCCATCGCTAGTTTTCccatttcttcaaggacaatgatATCTTCTTCAGTTGCAATCTCGTTGTCAAACATTGCCCTCCCACTCTTTTCATTTTCATAAACTTTTCGGTACTCAACAATTAGACAAAATTTCTCATCATACACATTTCTCTTCCCTGTAATGAGCTCCAACAAAACTGCTCCAAAGCTGTACACATCACTCTTCTGTGTCAAAAGGCCAGTTTTCATGAATATTGGGTCTATGTAACCCATGCACCCAACGACAACCTTCGCGAAATATTCCTGTTTGAGTAGTTTAGACAACCCAAAATCCGCTATTTTTGGTGTCAACTTGTCATCCAGAAGTATGTTGTCTGGCTTGACATCACCATGTCTCATGGCATGAGTTGCATAACTATGCATATATTTTAACCCTTCTGCAGAGCCAATTGCAATGTCCAAA is part of the Lolium rigidum isolate FL_2022 unplaced genomic scaffold, APGP_CSIRO_Lrig_0.1 contig_64209_1, whole genome shotgun sequence genome and harbors:
- the LOC124681983 gene encoding putative wall-associated receptor kinase-like 16, with the translated sequence MVAVKASIKVDEATKDEFVDEIEIQTQMIHKNILKLIGCCLEVDVPVLVYEFASNGSLQDVLHGKKDKVLTLDSRLDIAIGSAEGLKYMHSYATHAMRHGDVKPDNILLDDKLTPKIADFGLSKLLKQEYFAKVVVGCMGYIDPIFMKTGLLTQKSDVYSFGAVLLELITGKRNVYDEKFCLIVEYRKVYENEKSGRAMFDNEIATEEDIIVLEEMGKLAMDCLKEDLNDRPDMTEVAEQLVMIRRNKKFGKSNR